One window of the Salminus brasiliensis chromosome 1, fSalBra1.hap2, whole genome shotgun sequence genome contains the following:
- the LOC140573872 gene encoding uncharacterized protein: MSNTEASPGSTALVAELSLSFRDELTASIQSALGVAVEIAVVEVTKLVGQAMRDVRDQMHETLRDNKRLESRLRAAESQLRSVRGLLAEAQRQAQAMAAVDNSRPTDSLLQPAVHEQAGAPTDVGLSPERIVECLADVDRKYEASASREAGASGYEGGSFCEIREDGSVCTQDLKPDLIEEESAGHQVEEATKSEPPDERYNQDLQDIKEDYHSTQANSSHFDQACIGPVDGPGVSTDLLEGSALHEAGTVTPEVAVKVEKTEQCSGPESGSLSETEGFGSDCLLLAQSRLLDDWRPEPLQLQNCQTNSYTSSAGSALADPSIFPGDISDLDFLTSAATSQPDPFPSPTHSHRDASSISSHAPHQLYPDLTSGPSQHVCKVCGQSFPRQEDLRKHRSLMHPKPTGHHHKGPKRSLFPPGRSPYHCSQCGRDFNRMEHLKIHQRIHTGERPYVCTVCSARFRHSWALTRHFRIHTGEMPYQCGQCGKTFRNCGGLKFHQRSHARGQVA; encoded by the exons ATGTCCAACACCGAAGCCTCCCCCGGCTCCACTGCTCTGGTGGCGGAGCTCTCGCTGTCGTTCCGGGACGAGCTGACTGCCAGCATCCAGAGCGCGCTCGGGGTGGCCGTGGAAATCGCGGTGGTGGAGGTGACCAAACTGGTGGGCCAGGCGATGAGGGACGTGCGTGACCAGATGCACGAAACCCTCCGGGACAATAAGCGGCTCGAGTCCCGTCTGCGCGCCGCCGAGAGCCAGCTGCGCTCCGTACGCGGCCTCCTGGCGGAGGCGCAGCGTCAAGCCCAGGCGATGGCGGCCGTTGATAACAGCCGTCCCACCGACAGTCTGCTTCAGCCGGCCGTCCACGAGCAGGCCGGCGCCCCTACGGACGTGGGTCTGAGTCCCGAGCGGATTGTCGAGTGCCTGGCGGACGTAGACCGAAAGTATGAAGCGAGCGCATCCCGAGAAGCTGGGGCGAGTGGATACGAGGGGGGTTCCTTCTGCGAGATCAGGGAAGATGGGAGCGTGTGCACTCAGGACCTCAAGCCAGATTTAATAGAGGAGGAGTCCGCTGGGCATCAGGTGGAGGAGGCTACTAAAAGTGAGCCACCAGATGAGCGTTATAACCAAGACCTGCAAG ACATAAAAGAAGACTATCACAGTACACAAGCAAACTCCTCGCATTTTGATCAGGCATGTATTGGGCCAGTGGATGGACCTGGAGTGTCTACAGACCTGCTGGAGGGATCTGCGTTACATGAGGCTGGCACTGTAACACCTGAGGTAGCGGTGAAGGTAGAGAAGACAGAGCAGTGCAGTGGCCCCGAGTCTGGTTCTCTCTCGGAGACAGAGGGGTTTGGTTCAGACTGCCTTTTGCTGGCTCAGTCGAGATTACTGGACGACTGGAGGCCTGAACCACTGCAGCTGCAGAATTGTCAGACAAACTCCTACACCTCCTCTGCTGGCAGTGCTCTGG CTGATCCCTCCATCTTCCCAGGAGACATCTCAGACCTGGACTTCCTCACTTCTGCTGCCACCAGCCAGCCAGACCCGTTCCCTTCTCCAACACACTCGCACAGAGATGCCTCCTCTATTTCCAGTCATGCCCCTCATCAGCTTTACCCTGACCTCACTTCGGGACCCTCACAGCATGTCTGCAAGGTCTGTGGCCAGTCCTTCCCTAGGCAGGAGGATCTGCGCAAGCATCGCAGCCTCATGCACCCAAAACCGACCGGCCATCACCACAAGGGCCCCAAGCGCAGCCTGTTTCCCCCAGGCCGCAGCCCCTACCACTGCTCCCAGTGTGGCCGGGACTTCAACCGCATGGAGCACCTGAAGATTCACCAGAGGATACACACCGGCGAGAGACCGTATGTATGCACAGTCTGCAGTGCACGCTTCCGCCACTCATGGGCGCTAACTCGTCATTTCCGCATCCACACGGGGGAGATGCCGTATCAGTGTGGACAGTGCGGGAAAACCTTCCGGAACTGTGGAGGGCTGAAGTTCCATCAGAGGTCACATGCCAGGGGACAAGTGGCCTAA
- the LOC140550274 gene encoding insulin receptor substrate 1-B, producing the protein METPAAPEPPSYEDVRKIGYLRKQKSMHRRFFVLRAASEHGPARLEYYENEKKFRSKSPMPKKVVHLEACFNINKRADSKNKHMIVLYTRGESFAVAADTEQVQEEWYQAMLDLQCRSKTPEDYGSGGECGLLSPGPAFKEVWQVKLWPKGLGQARNLIGIYRLCLTDKTVNFVKLNSDVAAVVLQLMNVRRCGHSENFFFIEVGRSAMTGPGEFWMQVEDSVVAQNMHETLLEAMKALSEEFRQRSKTQAAGASCGGGTASNPISVPSRRHHPNLPPSQVGFSRRARTETPGVPHSTNTSPTPRHGFSRSRTASIGARTEDGSGRMTALSTSPSLNGSSCSTTPTLRPKPTRAPTPAKITLSLARYTPNPAPSPAPSLSSSSGHGSECGLGGAPMGTVPICTYARIPQRISMSGSPSDYGSSDEYGSSPGEHSLLAAGLPAALVDASAGCILVGHRNSSHKRSHGRRVLRRSSSRECEAERRLLSKRASLPPSSAHERLVPRRREEEEEEYEDYAVMSRSASRESFTSRRGSGSSATTSCGQLENSADKGVNTREVPEDASIDSGYMSMLPGVTAPPASLSLAVSEAESKTGDEYMAMTPNSSVSPPQHIRLPVSEGYMIMSPNSSCSPDLHGMSGCLWGSRSSMESRAGSDYMNMSPISARSACSTPPSHPEQHPLQPKTVYSYFSLPRSYKHTTLSTRFEDDLGEGRKPEGVCRTDSGVGRRVKHSGYPSGGDSSVAPNGGGHLSLSSSSFSSSSASTESLEDKPLSLPAGVVGKTTRLSTGHRVGSAHPKDSAHHYHQQRRGPGVQKQGHPQQRKGRPFSLFVDMSKANTLPRVRETLQPTVPQSSGEYVSIIYQGEQGSCNRGVTAVDQGSSVVQGHPKVIYRPAPCQVGSTSLPRSFSAPLSTTMSTSSEYVNMDLGNSPSPLSCTPLSFNPAPAVAPKAREKVTRAPQVGQEADMGHRKSGKITLASGDMAAATFTDYTEMAFGLAAADDPARCPKPSQTSESVSVEREQSMEFPSPKAFPRPDQSARLVRAESSSRRRHRSDTFKAPPPLPLSPSSSSSIFPESSQTNPSRRQGLDSSLWATGQPNSPQCAAPGVADVAMTQVVPSSLEQGLNYIDLDLASKESPQLGLDGSSGSHFSVLGGVSAVGLAGTAVGGNTNSKINTYASIDFFKSEELRVHQNSRKDSKEC; encoded by the exons ATGGAGACGCCAGCGGCGCCCGAGCCTCCGAGCTACGAGGACGTGCGCAAAATCGGCTACCTCCGCAAGCAGAAGTCCATGCACCGGCGCTTCTTCGTACTGCGGGCCGCCTCGGAGCACGGCCCCGCGCGCCTCGAGTACTACGAGAACGAGAAGAAATTCCGCAGCAAGTCGCCCATGCCCAAGAAGGTCGTGCACCTGGAGGCGTGCTTCAACATCAACAAGCGCGCCGACTCCAAGAACAAGCACATGATCGTGCTGTACACGCGCGGCGAGAGCTTCGCCGTGGCCGCAGACACCGAGCAGGTTCAGGAGGAGTGGTACCAGGCCATGCTGGACCTCCAATGCAGAA GTAAGACACCTGAAGACTACGGTAGTGGAGGGGAATGCGGACTTCTCTCCCCTGGCCCTGCGTTTAAGGAAGTTTGGCAAGTAAAGCTTTGGCCCAAGGGCCTGGGCCAGGCAAGGAACCTGATCGGCATCTACCGGCTCTGCCTTACTGATAAGACAGTCAATTTTGTTAAGCTCAACTCGGATGTAGCTGCTGTTGTGCTCCAGCTGATGAACGTACGACGATGTGGTCATTCAGAGAACTTTTTCTTCATCGAGGTGGGCCGCTCAGCCATGACGGGACCTGGAGAGTTTTGGATGCAGGTGGAGGATTCTGTAGTAGCACAGAACATGCATGAGACTCTACTAGAGGCCATGAAGGCCTTGAGTGAAGAGTTCCGACAACGGAGCAAGACCCAGGCAGCGGGTGCATCCTGCGGAGGTGGCACGGCTTCAAATCCTATCAGTGTACCATCCCGAAGGCACCACCCAAACCTGCCACCTTCACAGGTTGGTTTTTCCAGACGGGCTAGGACAGAGACCCCCGGAGTGCCACACAGCACCAACACATCCCCTACGCCACGCCACGGCTTCTCTAGGTCACGCACTGCCAGTATCGGGGCTCGGACAGAAGACGGCAGTGGCAGAATGACTGCGCTCAGCACTAGTCCAAGCCTTAATGGCTCCTCTTGTTCTACCACCCCTACCCTGCGACCCAAACCCACACGCGCGCCCACCCCGGCCAAAATCACCCTCAGTCTGGCACGATATACACCCAACCCTGCACCCTCCCCAGCCCCCAGTCTCTCCTCCAGCTCTGGCCATGGCTCGGAATGTGGACTGGGCGGGGCTCCAATGGGAACGGTTCCCATCTGCACCTATGCTCGGATCCCACAGAGGATATCCATGTCAGGCTCACCCAGTGACTATGGCTCCTCTGATGAGTATGGCTCCAGCCCTGGTGAACACTCTCTTTTGGCTGCAGGACTCCCTGCTGCCTTAGTGGATGCCTCTGCTGGCTGCATCTTAGTGGGGCATCGGAACAGCTCACACAAGCGGTCACATGGACGCAGGGTTCTCCGTCGCTCCTCTAGCAGAGAATGTGAAGCTGAACGCAGGTTACTCAGCAAGCGTGCCTCCCTTCCACCTTCTTCTGCTCATGAGCGCCTAGTGCCTCGCCGcagggaggaggaagaggaggaataTGAAGATTATGCTGTGATGTCCCGCAGTGCCAGTAGGGAGTCGTTCACCTCTCGGCGAGGCTCAGGAAGCTCGGCGACAACGTCATGTGGGCAGCTGGAAAACTCAGCAGATAAAGGAGTCAATACAAGGGAGGTTCCAGAGGACGCATCGATTGACAGTGGCTACATGTCCATGTTGCCAGGAGTTACTGCTCCCCCTGCAAGTCTGTCTCTTGCAGTGTCTGAAGCAGAATCAAAGACCGGGGATGAGTACATGGCCATGACACCAAACAGCAGTGTTTCGCCACCACAGCACATTCGGCTTCCTGTCTCTGAGGGCTACATGATCATGTCCCCTAACAGCAGCTGTTCACCTGATCTCCATGGTATGAGCGGGTGCTTGTGGGGGAGCAGAAGCAGCATGGAGAGTCGAGCGGGAAGTGACTACATGAACATGTCGCCCATCAGTGCCAGATCAGCCTGCAGCACTCCCCCATCACATCCCGAACAGCACCCACTGCAGCCCAAGACAGTCTACTCCTACTTCTCCCTGCCACGTTCCTACAAACACACCACCCTCTCCACTCGTTTTGAGGATGATCTGGGTGAGGGGAGGAAGCCTGAGGGAGTTTGTAGGACTGACAGTGGTGTTGGACGAAGAGTAAAGCACAGCGGGTACCCCAGTGGAGGTGACTCTTCTGTTGCCCCAAACGGAGGTGGACACTTGTCCCTGTCCTCCTcgtctttctcctccagttcagCAAGCACTGAGAGCTTGGAGGACAAACCGTTGTCCTTGCCCGCTGGAGTAGTAGGGAAGACCACCAGGTTGAGCACAGGACACAGGGTTGGAAGTGCTCACCCCAAAGACTCAGCTCACCACTATCACCAGCAGAGACGAGGGCCAGGGGTCCAGAAACAGGGTCATCCACAGCAACGGAAAGGCAGGCCTTTCAGCCTCTTTGTGGACATGTCCAAAGCCAACACCCTGCCTAGAGTCAGGGAGACCTTGCAGCCCACAGTGCCCCAGAGCTCTGGTGAATATGTTAGCATTATTTATCAGGGTGAACAGGGAAGTTGCAACAGAGGGGTAACAGCAGTAGATCAGGGGAGCTCTGTGGTGCAGGGACATCCAAAGGTCATATACAGACCAGCTCCATGCCAAGTTGGGAGTACCAGTCTACCCCGCAGCTTTTCAGCACCCCTCTCCACCACCATGTCCACATCCTCTGAGTATGTTAATATGGATTTAGGCAACTCGCCATCTCCTCTGTCCTGCACGCCTCTGTCTTTCAACCCAGCTCCAGCTGTAGCCCCAAAGGCCAGAGAGAAGGTCACCAGGGCTCCTCAAGTGGGACAGGAAGCCGACATGGGACACAGAAAGAGTGGAAAGATTACCTTGGCATCTGGAGACATGGCTGCTGCTACTTTTACAGACTACACAGAAATGGCATTTGGATTGGCTGCAGCAGACGACCCTGCGCGTTGCCCTAAACCTAGCCAAACATCCGAGTCTGTCTCTGTAGAGCGGGAACAAAGCATGGAGTTCCCCTCACCCAAGGCTTTCCCCAGGCCAGATCAAAGTGCTCGGCTGGTCAGAGCAGAATCGTCATCGAGGCGAAGGCACCGATCTGACACTTTTAAGGCACctccacctctccctctctctccctcttcctcctcctccatttTCCCTGAAAGCTCTCAGACCAATCCATCTCGACGCCAAGGCCTAGATAGTTCCCTCTGGGCTACCGGACAGCCAAACTCTCCACAATGTGCTGCTCCTGGGGTGGCCGATGTAGCCATGACCCAGGTGGTGCCCTCGTCTCTGGAGCAAGGTCTGAACTACATTGATCTTGATTTGGCCAGTAAGGAGAGCCCTCAGCTCGGCCTGGATGGATCTTCTGGATCGCACTTCTCTGTCCTGGGAGGAGTGTCAGCGGTTGGGTTGGCTGGAACAGCAGTCGGGGGAAATACCAACTCAAAAATCAACACCTATGCCAGCATCGACTTCTTCAAGTCAGAGGAACTAAGAGTTCACCAGAACAGCAGGAAGGACAGCAAAG